In one bacterium genomic region, the following are encoded:
- a CDS encoding DUF2892 domain-containing protein — translation MKREHIIRLFAGTLVLTGLALGYWVHRGFLLIPAFVGANLFQSALTKWCLMEVILKKLNVGSES, via the coding sequence ATGAAACGTGAACACATCATCCGTCTCTTCGCCGGGACTCTGGTCCTGACGGGGCTCGCGCTGGGCTATTGGGTTCACCGCGGCTTTCTCCTGATCCCCGCCTTCGTCGGCGCGAACCTCTTTCAGTCGGCGCTGACGAAGTGGTGCCTCATGGAGGTCATCCTCAAGAAGCTCAACGTCGGCTCGGAGTCCTAG